From the Quercus lobata isolate SW786 chromosome 6, ValleyOak3.0 Primary Assembly, whole genome shotgun sequence genome, one window contains:
- the LOC115994825 gene encoding protein SIEVE ELEMENT OCCLUSION B-like, giving the protein MASVNIVLASAQQPIKPKLKVLTMSDEQIMNYIYATHVHADDDNFDEDSLFAIVENILKHATIVADNVMLGTHGHPENIHEKAPKVGFTPPLCTLRHLSSLMTCKSPGEEFAHKTTLSILNNLSNYSWDSKAVLTLAAFAMEYGDFWLLTQLYSSDQLAKPIGILKRVPTILSRPGLQKHKKEMLELNNLVKVTLEVIQCLFELEKLSIYGTKDVPELSIAMDRIPIDVYWAIITIAACMTQMCCIINDEDRTQDLSPFAQKINYTLSLLRMQLTHCHQQIEIIEAYRKLCKLLQTPTEIMEVFKALIFGKDNVQPLIDGSTNRVVTIDVLKKKNVLFYISALDITIDDILILKPIYDGIIKEDQYKIVWIPIVEQWTDELRKKFEMLRSKMPWYIVQYFSPVVGIKFIKEEWNFKNKPILVVMNRQGKVEHPNALHMIRVWGMKAFPFTITVEETLTNRVDGIASVWFDIHLDVANWIKQEKYVFFYGGKDNEWIQQFNKKAATLANDPVMKDTKISIELFCVGKGNKGEDEPNILGHFWNRVESFFFSKTHKKTEQDIVTQEIQKLLSYKTESGWAVLSKGSRLVVSGNGTTMLKVLEEFDKKKELVREVGFEICFKDLYEKIIQTGRHCCRVDIHMNAGKYPEHIKCPECPRIMETYISYKCCHIDGPMNALH; this is encoded by the exons ATGGCCAGCGTCAATATTGTGCTAGCTTCTGCACAGCAACCCATTAAGCCTAAACTGAAAGTGTTAACCATGTCAGATGAGCAGATCATGAATTACATTTATGCAACCCATGTTCATGCTGACGACGACAACTTTGATGAGGATTCTCTTTTCGCTATCGTGGAAAACATTCTCAAGCATGCCACGATTGTTGCTGACAATGTTATGCTG GGTACCCATGGACACCCGGAGAACATTCACGAAAAGGCTCCTAAAGTTGGCTTCACTCCACCGCTGTGTACGCTCAGGCATCTTTCCTCCCTG ATGACATGCAAATCTCCAGGTGAGGAATTTGCACATAAAACAACACTGTCAATACTTAATAATCTCTCAAATTACTCATGGGATTCAAAGGCAGTGTTGACACTTGCGGCTTTTGCTATGGAGTATGGGGATTTCTGGCTCCTTACCCAACTTTACTCATCGGACCAACTTGCCAAACCAATTGGGATCTTGAAGCGAGTACCTACCATCTTAAGCCGTCCAGGCCTtcagaaacacaagaaagagatGCTTGAACTTAACAACTTAGTCAAGGTCACATTAGAAGTCATTCAGTGCTTGTTTGAGTTAGAGAAGCTATCCATCTATGGTACAAAAGATGTACCAGAATTGTCAATAGCCATGGACCGTATCCCAATAGACGTCTATTGGGCTATCATAACTATCGCAGCTTGTATGACTCAAATGTGTTGCATCATTAATGATGA GGATAGGACACAGGATCTATCACCCTTTGctcaaaaaatcaattacaccCTTAGCCTGCTAAGGATGCAGTTAACACATTGTCATCAACAAATAG AGATAATAGAGGCATATCGAAAACTCTGCAAACTTTTACAAACCCCAACTGAGATCATGGAGGTGTTCAAGGCATTGATTTTTGGCAAAGATAATGTGCAGCCGCTCATTGATGGTTCCACTAATAGAGTG GTTACTATCGATGTGCTGAAAAAGAAGAAtgttttgttttacatttcGGCCCTAGACATCACcattgatgatattttgattcTCAAGCCAATTTATGATGGAATAATAAAGGAAGATCAGTATAAAATTGTGTGGATCCCAATTGTGGAGCAATGGACTGATGAACTACGAAAGAAGTTTGAGATGCTGCGGTCTAAGATGCCATGGTACATAGTGCAGTACTTTTCACCAGTAGTAGGCATCAAGTTCATTAAAGAGGAGTGGAACTTCAAAAATAAGCCAATCCTCGTGGTGATGAATCGACAAGGGAAGGTGGAACACCCAAATGCACTCCACATGATCCGAGTATGGGGAATGAAGGCCTTTCCTTTCACTATTACTGTTGAAGAAACTCTTACCAATAGAGTTGATGGGATAGCATCAGTATGGTTTGACATTCACCTAGATGTTGCAAATTGG ATCAAACAAGAGAAGTACGTTTTCTTCTATGGAGGCAAGGACAACGAATGGATCCAACAATTTAACAAGAAAGCAGCTACCTTGGCTAATGACCCAGTCATGAAGGATACAAAGATTTCCATTGAGTTGTTCTGCGTGGGAAAAGGCAATAAAGGGGAGGATGAACCCAACATCTTAGGGCATTTTTGGAACCGCGTAGAGAGCTTTTTCTTCTCCAAGACTCACAAGAAGACTGAACAAGACATTGTAACTCAGGAAATTCAAAAGTTGCTTTCATACAAGACTGAAAGTGGATGGGCTGTGCTGAGCAAAGGGTCTAGATTGGTGGTTAGTGGTAATGGGACAACAATGTTGAAGGTCTTGGAGGAGTTTGACAAAAAGAAGGAGCTAGTGCGTGAGGTTGGCTTTGAAATTTGTTTCAAGGATCTCTATGAGAAGATTATTCAAACAGGTCGCCATTGTTGCCGTGTTGACATCCACATGAATGCTGGAAAGTACCCAGAGCATATTAAATGCCCTGAGTGTCCTCGTATCATGGAGACTTATATCAGCTATAAGTGTTGCCACATTGATGGTCCTATGAATGCACTGCACTAA
- the LOC115993698 gene encoding protein SIEVE ELEMENT OCCLUSION B-like, translating into MGSKLVPSSVQQSELSVLTMSDHDIMNHIYATHVHGDEKFDVESLFVLVENILKRATMIVDHVALGTQVHLESLEDKTPKANFNPPLCTLKKISSEMQCKTPGEEIAHKTTMSILNKLSSYSWDAKAVLTLAAFALEYGDFWLLAQLHPSDQLAKSIGILKQVPVILRRPGLQKHRRALVELNNLIKATLEVIECIFELEKLSIYDTRDVPALLIAMDRIPVDVYWAIITVVACSTKMCGLTNEEDKVQELSHFAQKLNIVLSILKKQIQLCKQQIEDLEAHRKIKKLVQTPNEIMEVFKALVYAKNNLQLLIDGSTQKTVSIEVLKKKNILLFISGVDISIDEISILRPIYDAIRKEEQYKIVWIPIVDQWNDDTRKKFEMLKSKMLWYVVQYFSPIAGIRFIKEEWHFKNKPIIVVMNPKGKVECPNAIHMIQVWGMRAFPFSSSVEEALSNGRDWMGSIVTGINPNLHNWIKEEKYIFFYGGKDKEWIQQFTKSANALANDPVIKDTRVSIELLCVGKSNKGEDDHSILGHFWNRIDSFFFSKTQRKSEPDPVTHEIQKLLSYKNESGWAVLSKGSRVVVSGHGTSFLKVLEEFEKWKEYVRQIGFEVCFKEYHDKLLHTTRRCCRVDIPITTGKIPEHMKCPECPRVMEAYISFKCCHIDGSMNGLH; encoded by the exons ATGGGCAGCAAGTTGGTGCCGAGTTCAGTACAACAAAGTGAGTTGAGCGTGTTAACCATGTCCGACCACGACATCATGAACCACATTTATGCAACCCATGTTCATGGTGACGAAAAGTTTGATGTTGAGTCTCTTTTCGTTCTCGTCGAAAACATCCTTAAGCGTGCCACCATGATTGTTGACCATGTTGCACTG GGTACCCAAGTACACTTGGAAAGCTTGGAAGACAAGACCCCTAAGGCCAACTTTAATCCACCATTGTGTACACTGAAGAAAATTTCCAGCGAG ATGCAATGCAAGACTCCTGGTGAGGAAATTGCGCACAAGACAACAATGTCAATACTTAACAAATTGTCAAGCTATTCGTGGGATGCAAAGGCAGTGCTCACACTTGCTGCTTTTGCTTTAGAATATGGGGATTTCTGGCTACTTGCCCAACTTCACCCATCGGACCAACTAGCCAAATCAATTGGGATCTTAAAGCAAGTACCTGTTATCTTAAGGCGCCCAGGCCTTCAAAAACATCGAAGAGCATTGGTTGAACTTAACAACCTGATCAAGGCCACATTGGAAGTGATAGAGTGCATCTTTGAGTTGGAGAAGCTATCTATCTATGATACAAGGGATGTACCTGCATTGTTAATTGCCATGGACCGTATTCCAGTCGATGTCTATTGGGCTATCATAACTGTTGTAGCTTGCTCAACTAAGATGTGTGGCCTCACTAATGAAGA GGACAAGGTGCAGGAACTATCCCACTTTGCTCAGAAGCTCAACATTGTCCTCAGCATATTAAAGAAGCAGATTCAACTTTGCAAACAACAAATAG AGGATCTGGAGGCTCATCGAAAGATCAAGAAACTCGTACAAACCCCTAATGAGATTATGGAGGTTTTCAAGGCGCTTGTTTATGCCAAGAATAATCTGCAGCTGCTCATTGATGGTTCTACTCAAAAAACG GTCAGCATTGAAgtgttaaaaaagaagaatattctATTGTTCATTTCGGGCGTGGACATCTCTATTGATGAAATTTCGATCTTAAGGCCAATATATGATGCAATAAGGAAGGAGGAGCAGTATAAGATTGTATGGATCCCGATTGTTGACCAATGGAACGATGACACGCGTAAGAAGTTTGAGATGCTCAAGTCCAAGATGCTATGGTACGTAGTCCAGTACTTTTCACCCATAGCTGGTATCAGGTTCATCAAAGAGGAGTGGCACTTCAAGAACAAGCCTATTATCGTGGTGATGAACCCAAAAGGGAAGGTGGAATGCCCAAATGCAATCCATATGATTCAAGTATGGGGAATGAGGGCATTTCCTTTCAGTAGCTCTGTTGAAGAAGCTCTATCAAATGGAAGAGACTGGATGGGATCCATAGTGACTGGCATAAACCCAAATTTACATAACTGG ATCAAAGAGGAGAAGTACATTTTCTTCTATGGTGGCAAGGACAAAGAGTGGATTCAACAATTTACTAAAAGTGCAAATGCCCTTGCAAACGATCCAGTGATAAAGGACACAAGGGTTTCTATAGAGTTGCTTTGTGTTGGAAAGAGCAACAAAGGTGAGGATGACCACAGTATCTTAGGGCATTTCTGGAACCGTATAGatagctttttcttttccaaaacacAAAGGAAAAGTGAACCCGACCCAGTGACACATGAAATCCAAAAGCTGCTTTCATACAAGAATGAGAGTGGATGGGCTGTGCTTAGTAAAGGGTCTAGAGTGGTGGTGAGTGGACATGGGACCTCATTTTTGAAGGTGTTAGAGGAGTTTGAGAAATGGAAAGAGTATGTGCGCCAGATAGGCTTCGAAGTTTGCTTCAAGGAGTACCATGATAAGCTTCTTCACACTACTCGACGTTGTTGCCGTGTGGATATCCCCATTACTACTGGAAAGATCCCAGAGCATATGAAATGTCCCGAGTGTCCACGAGTCATGGAAGCCTATATTAGTTTCAAGTGTTGCCACATTGACGGTTCTATGAATGGACTGCATTAG